A DNA window from Procambarus clarkii isolate CNS0578487 chromosome 75, FALCON_Pclarkii_2.0, whole genome shotgun sequence contains the following coding sequences:
- the LOC138357062 gene encoding uncharacterized PPE family protein PPE62-like, which produces MLVLQVMVLHVLVLQVLVLQVFVLQMLVLQVLVLQVLVLQVFGATDVGATGVGVTCVGATEPGVRGRGPKSLGSGGRGPKSLGSGGRGPKSLGSGGRGPKSLGSGGRGPKSLGSGGRGPKSLGSGGRGPKSLGSGGRGPKSLGSGGRGPKSLGSGGRGPKSLGSGGRGPKNLGSGGRGPKSLGSGGRGPKSLGSGGRGPKSLGSGGRGPKSLGSGGRGPKSLGSGGRGPKSLGSGVVAPRAWGHNDDNTQHLPATHYIHNSSS; this is translated from the exons atgttggtgctacaggtgatgGTGTTAcatgtgttggtgctacaggtattggtgctacaggtgtttgTGCTACagatgttggtgctacag gtgttggtgctacaggtgttggtgctacaggtgtttgGTGCTACagatgttggtgctacaggtgttggtgttacatgtgttggtgctacag AGCCTGGGGTCCGGGGTCGTGGCCCCAAGAGCCTGGGGTCCGGGGGTCGTGGTCCCAAGAGCCTGGGGTCCGGGGGTCGTGGCCCCAAGAGCCTGGGGTCCGGGGGTCGTGGCCCTAAGAGCCTGGGGTCCGGGGGTCGTGGCCCTAAGAGCCTGGGGTCAGGGGGTCGTGGCCCTAAGAGCCTGGGGTCCGGGGGTCGTGGCCCCAAGAGCCTGGGGTCCGGGGGTCGTGGTCCCAAGAGCCTGGGGTCCGGGGGTCGTGGCCCCAAGAGCCTGGGGTCCGGGGGTCGTGGCCCCAAGAGCCTGGGGTCCGGGGGTCGTGGCCCTAAGAACCTGGGGTCCGGGGGTCGTGGTCCCAAGAGCCTGGGGTCCGGGGGTCGTGGTCCCAAGAGCCTGGGGTCCGGGGGTCGTGGCCCTAAGAGCCTGGGGTCCGGGGGTCGTGGCCCCAAGAGCCTGGGGTCCGGGGGTCGTGGCCCCAAGAGCCTGGGGTCCGGGGGTCGTGGCCCCAAGAGCCTGGGGTCCGGGGTCGTGGCCCCAAGAGCCTGGGGTCACAACGacgacaacacacaacacctcccaGCAACACATTATATACATAACTCTTCCTCATGA